One Eremothecium cymbalariae DBVPG#7215 chromosome 2, complete sequence DNA window includes the following coding sequences:
- the IFA38 gene encoding ketoreductase (similar to Ashbya gossypii ADR059C) has product MHFLEQLTAVSSDSKALNALLWALLATGVVKATTLFLTVTSLLFDLLVFPSVSYKKYGPEKGSYALITGASDGIGKEFAVQLAERGFNLLLVSRTHSKLKALQEMIIEKHKVDVEILALNISEDSSANYAAIKSLCDNVPVTVLVNNVGVSHSIPVPFLETEEQELRNIIAVNNTATLMITQTVAPLIISNTKKLQCRGLILTMGSFGGLAPSPLLATYSGSKAFLQQWSSALAGELSKDNIDVQFIISYLVTSAMSKIRKTSLLIPNPQQFVRATLQNVGRRVGSQDRYATTTPYWSHALYHMFIENTVGVYSRLVNAINYRIHTDIRRRALRKAAKLAATKQE; this is encoded by the coding sequence ATGCATTTCCTTGAGCAACTAACCGCTGTTAGCAGCGACAGTAAGGCTTTGAACGCTCTTTTATGGGCTTTGTTAGCAACTGGTGTTGTCAAAGCCACAACTTTGTTTTTGACAGTCACATCCCTTCTTTTTGATCTACTTGTATTTCCTTCTGTGTCATACAAGAAGTATGGGCCTGAAAAGGGATCTTATGCGTTAATTACAGGTGCCTCCGATGGAATTGGTAAGGAGTTTGCTGTTCAATTGGCAGAACGTGGTTTTAATCTACTTTTGGTCTCGAGAACCCATTCCAAGTTGAAGGCCCTTCAAGAAATGATAATTGAAAAACATAAGGTGGATGTTGAAATCCTGGCACTTAATATTTCCGAAGACTCGAGTGCTAACTATGCTGCAATCAAGAGCCTCTGCGACAATGTGCCTGTCACTGTGCTGGTTAATAATGTTGGTGTATCTCACTCTATTCCAGTTCCCTTTTTGGAAACCGAGGAACAAGAATTAAGAAACATCATAGCCGTCAACAACACTGCCACTCTAATGATTACCCAAACCGTTGCCCCCCTCATTATCTCCAACACTAAAAAGTTACAATGCAGAGGTTTGATTTTGACGATGGGTTCCTTTGGTGGTTTGGCTCCTTCTCCATTGTTGGCTACTTATTCGGGCTCAAAAGCTTTCCTACAACAATGGTCCTCTGCACTTGCCGGTGAACTTTCTAAAGATAACATCGATGTCCAATTCATCATATCCTACCTCGTCACATCTGCCATGTCCAAGATTAGAAAAACAAGCCTATTGATTCCTAACCCTCAGCAGTTTGTTCGCGCTACTCTCCAAAATGTGGGAAGACGTGTAGGCTCGCAGGACAGATACGCCACCACTACCCCATACTGGTCCCATGCCCTATACCATATGTTTATCGAAAACACCGTGGGTGTCTACTCAAGGCTTGTAAACGCCATCAACTACAGAATCCACACAGATATTAGGAGGAGAGCCCTCAGAAAGGCCGCCAAACTGGCTGCTACAAAGCAGGAATAA
- the CDC28 gene encoding cyclin-dependent serine/threonine-protein kinase CDC28 (similar to Ashbya gossypii ADR058C) yields the protein MSDLTNYKRLEKIGEGTYGVVYKAVDLRHAQRIVALKKIRLESEDEGVPSTAIREISLLKELKDDNIVRLYDIVHSDAHKLYLVFEFLDLDLKRYMESVPKDQPLGDKIIKKFMMQLCKGIAYCHAHRIIHRDLKPQNLLVNRNGNLKLGDFGLARAFGVPLRAYTHEIVTLWYRAPEVLLGGKQYSTGVDVWSIGCIFAEMCNRKPLFSGDSEIDQIFKIFRLLGTPNESIWPDIVYLPDFKPTFPKWQRKDLAQVVPSLNENGIDLLDKLITYDPIHRISAKRAVTHPYFKDE from the coding sequence ATGAGTGATCTCACAAACTACAAGAGATTAGAAAAGATCGGAGAAGGTACGTACGGTGTTGTATACAAGGCCGTTGATCTACGTCATGCTCAGCGGATCGTAGCGCTCAAAAAGATCAGGTTAGAAAGTGAAGATGAAGGGGTCCCAAGCACAGCCATTCGTGAGATTTCACTGTTGAAGGAACTCAAAGATGATAATATCGTCCGGCTATACGATATCGTCCATTCGGACGCCCACAAGCTTTACCTTGTGTTCGAATTCCTAGATCTTGATTTAAAACGTTATATGGAATCCGTCCCAAAGGACCAGCCGCTAGGAGACAAAATTATCAAGAAGTTCATGATGCAGCTCTGCAAAGGTATCGCATATTGCCATGCACACCGCATCATCCACAGAGACCTAAAACCTCAGAACCTATTGGTCAACAGAAACGGGAACTTAAAACTTGGAGATTTCGGTCTAGCCCGTGCCTTCGGCGTCCCCCTACGCGCTTACACCCACGAAATCGTCACCTTATGGTACCGTGCCCCCGAAGTCCTACTCGGAGGTAAGCAATACTCCACGGGTGTAGACGTCTGGTCGATCGGTTGCATCTTTGCTGAAATGTGCAACCGCAAACCGCTATTCAGCGGTGACAGCGAAATTGATCAAATCTTCAAGATCTTCCGCTTGCTGGGAACACCAAACGAATCCATCTGGCCCGATATTGTATATCTACCTGACTTCAAACCTACTTTCCCTAAATGGCAACGCAAAGACCTGGCACAAGTCGTACCCTCGCTCAACGAGAACGGAATTGATCTATTAGATAAATTAATCACATACGATCCAATCCACAGGATCAGTGCTAAAAGGGCTGTTACCCACCCATACTTTAAAGACGAGTGA
- the TOS1 gene encoding Tos1p (similar to Ashbya gossypii ADR056W) has product MKLLGVIGTALLAATQVSAECSYIDGNYYCGKTDAIVYANVGYKGTYMDVTNMDEETCQCTQESVSFGGSLSPLNEELSVHFRGPLKLLQFGVYYPTGSGSVAKRSVPESEADDGHAHHKHRRDAKVKYVGKTSTIFVGADGAKDSSSPTVAGELSIPSSPPVGNVKSQSKSSSSAAPHVSSSYVPESSSTSKVASASSLPSSGSGSGSAWKRVSYYTPGSTDNCTFFNYQGGVAGSGTWSSCFGNSISFAAEDGVSGASSATPLGDVIVGSNKEFIIMSGASCDDKSVGDCGYYRSKIPAYHGFGGASKMFVFEFSMPSDTQGSNPNQDMPAIWLLNAKIPRTLQYGDETCSCWKSGCGEMDLFEVLSSGSNSLITHLHDGQGKDGSQSGGGGTQDYFARPVSTTLKAAAIFDENTQNVHILEVTGDFGSTISAERVSSWLQTEGSMAVLASS; this is encoded by the coding sequence ATGAAGTTGCTTGGTGTAATTGGTACTGCACTGTTGGCTGCTACGCAAGTGAGCGCAGAGTGCAGTTATATTGATGGTAACTACTACTGCGGTAAAACCGATGCAATTGTGTATGCCAATGTTGGGTACAAGGGGACTTACATGGATGTTACGAACATGGACGAAGAGACCTGTCAGTGTACCCAGGAATCTGTTTCATTCGGTGGAAGTTTGTCGCCTTTGAATGAGGAGTTGTCTGTGCACTTTAGGGGTcctttgaagttgttgcagTTTGGTGTGTATTATCCTACTGGTTCGGGATCCGTGGCTAAGCGTAGCGTGCCAGAGTCGGAAGCCGATGACGGGCATGCTCACCACAAACACAGAAGGGATGCCAAGGTTAAATATGTTGGTAAGACTTCAACTATATTTGTTGGTGCTGATGGCGCCAAGGATTCCTCATCACCTACTGTTGCAGGCGAGTTGTCGATACCTTCATCCCCCCCTGTTGGCAATGTTAAATCCCAGAGCAAGAGTAGTAGTAGTGCTGCTCCAcatgtttcttcttcatatGTCCCAGAATCTTCTTCTACTTCCAAAGTAGCTtccgcttcttctttgcCTTCTTCTGGGTCTGGGTCTGGTTCTGCTTGGAAGAGAGTTTCATATTACACACCAGGTTCTACTGATAACTGTACATTCTTCAACTACCAAGGCGGTGTTGCAGGCTCAGGTACTTGGTCTTCATGCTTTGGTAATTCTATTTCCTTCGCTGCGGAGGATGGTGTGTCCGGAGCATCGTCTGCTACCCCGCTAGGTGATGTTATTGTTGGATCCAACAAGgaattcatcatcatgtCTGGCGCTTCTTGCGATGATAAGTCTGTTGGTGACTGTGGTTACTACAGATCAAAAATTCCAGCATACCATGGATTTGGTGGCGCTTCCAAGATGTTTGTCTTTGAATTTTCCATGCCAAGCGACACCCAAGGTTCCAACCCTAACCAGGACATGCCAGCAATCTGGTTGTTGAATGCAAAGATTCCTAGAACTCTACAGTACGGTGATGAAACTTGTTCCTGCTGGAAGAGCGGTTGTGGAGAGATGGACTTGTTCGAAGTGCTATCTTCCGGATCCAACAGTTTGATTACACACTTACACGACGGCCAAGGAAAAGACGGTAGTCAATccggtggtggtggtacTCAGGACTACTTTGCTAGACCAGTTTCAACCACTTTAAAGGCTGCTGCGATCTTCGATGAAAATACCCAAAATGTTCACATTTTAGAGGTCACTGGTGATTTCGGCTCCACTATCTCCGCCGAGAGGGTCTCTTCTTGGTTGCAAACTGAGGGTTCTATGGCTGTCTTGGCTTCAAGTTGA
- the GLN3 gene encoding nitrogen-responsive transcriptional regulator GLN3 (similar to Ashbya gossypii AFR237W) yields MHEAGTSKTHGDSQTMNDGAGSNPYTEKAELGLLGRQINQVDSMLEMLPDGLDGEFLDMWNSKMMHKQPQLGGIHGENGGIENNESENIGVGLTQDYGDLVEEEQETRGSVEPQGLGAAGMGIQTRPIDIVQPVGGNHYSNLQNGEIDQLWDFNVDEFMMTPSEQSSLSDGATISQPNSFTSDAAVGDQVHQHQYQMNSTWDQLLLGTHGGGMQFDNDLQFLSQPIFGTNGSDTGQILQREGEHPSSSNGNPATDGGVGEMSTAFSRVGGSSKRSSAHIKSTNQTEDGHIPLSSQTVTNSVRKNQVTRQLSSSSLTSYRKGASANNISGTKVPAKPQVQCFNCKTYKTPLWRRDPQGNTLCNACGLFQKLHGTMRPLSLKSDVIKKRNTKKRSLKKATQVPSQDQTSKSLSNSSQQSTTTPKQSKGLVNEEGNSNAIWTDTQQKIQPVETLTTVLPQRPSTAPTKSAGYHDSNVSITGVIKQQQQFHRKSSQDAIAISPTANYSNKLNSNNLMNHNKRMSSGGFSGSRKSRRSSTSSSASNSSRSSSRQVVHILPKPSPDGSGSHLPLSNSNSTLNFQPTSNYSSISAVNSSSSSPRYVSSPRICSNSNANSNSSPMPSSSILSTSGGRGSSIATIPRRKSSRALVSQSLSFMAQSLQQLQNQNNTTVSNTMASSSTLTWNSACPSPNATNPNRSPRLPSDLFSNSQQSHEFQRSISLKSHTSLLSQQLQKNSNKLKPQPSALNGQAGWSNPFPTSHSVGITAAVGTTVPSATSSSLKRSNVAASPRNSYAVSLQQQRGFLSYDQQLQRSTLVSQMNDETANSGPKSATTKEQENMMDDLDWLRFGI; encoded by the coding sequence ATGCACGAGGCAGGGACTTCAAAGACGCATGGTGACAGCCAAACGATGAATGACGGGGCGGGTAGTAATCCATACACCGAAAAAGCAGAATTGGGATTGCTTGGAAGGCAGATAAATCAAGTGGACTCGATGTTAGAAATGCTGCCTGATGGATTAGATGGTGAGTTTTTAGATATGTGGAACAGTAAGATGATGCACAAACAGCCGCAGTTGGGCGGTATTCATGGCGAAAATGGTGGGATAGAAAATAATGAGTCAGAGAATATTGGTGTAGGTCTTACTCAGGATTATGGTGATCTtgtagaagaagaacaggaGACTCGTGGGAGTGTAGAACCGCAGGGGTTGGGGGCTGCTGGGATGGGGATACAAACACGGCCGATTGACATTGTACAGCCTGTGGGTGGTAACCATTATTCCAACTTACAGAATGGTGAGATTGATCAGTTATGGGACTTTAATGTGGACGAGTTTATGATGACTCCGAGCGAGCAATCAAGTTTGAGTGATGGAGCCACAATATCGCAGCCGAATTCTTTCACGTCTGATGCAGCAGTGGGTGACCAAGTTCATCAGCACCAGTATCAAATGAATAGCACTTGGGACCAGTTACTATTGGGGACACACGGTGGGGGGATGCAGTTTGATAATGATCTTCAGTTTCTATCGCAACCCATTTTTGGAACTAACGGTAGTGATACGGGGCAAATTTTACAAAGGGAAGGCGAACATccctcatcatcaaatggCAATCCTGCGACAGACGGTGGAGTAGGTGAGATGAGCACTGCTTTTTCAAGAGTGGGCGGTTCCTCCAAACGCAGTTCAGCTCATATAAAATCGACAAATCAAACGGAAGACGGGCATATCCCTCTCTCCTCTCAAACTGTTACAAACTCTGTGCGAAAAAATCAAGTTACAAGGCAACtgtcatcttcatcacttaCTTCTTACCGTAAAGGGGCTTCAgctaataatatatcagGAACCAAAGTTCCCGCAAAGCCACAGGTCCAATGCTTTAACTGTAAGACCTATAAAACACCATTATGGAGGAGGGATCCGCAGGGTAATACGTTGTGTAATGCATGTGGCCTATTTCAAAAGCTGCATGGCACAATGAGGCCGTTGTCTTTGAAAAGTGATGTTATCAAAAAGCGAAATACCAAGAAAAGAAGTCTGAAAAAAGCAACACAAGTACCCTCGCAGGACCAGACTTCTAAATCGCTATCAAACTCTTCGCAACAATCTACTACTACGCCGAAGCAGAGTAAGGGCCTGGTTAATGAAGAAGGCAATTCTAATGCCATTTGGACTGATACACAACAAAAGATTCAGCCGGTGGAAACCCTTACAACTGTGTTACCTCAAAGACCGTCTACTGCTCCCACCAAATCGGCTGGCTATCATGATTCAAATGTTTCAATTACTGGAGTTATTaagcaacaacagcaatttCATCGTAAGTCAAGTCAAGATGCAATAGCTATTTCCCCTACAGCAAATTATTCTAATaaattaaattcaaataatttgATGAATCACAACAAACGCATGTCATCTGGCGGTTTTTCAGGTTCAAGAAAATCCAGAAGAAGTAGCACTTCAAGTTCAGCTTCTAATTCTAGCAGATCATCATCTAGACAAGTCGTTCATATCCTGCCGAAGCCTTCCCCTGATGGGAGTGGCTCCCATTTGCCGCTTTCAAACTCGAACTCGACATTGAACTTCCAGCCAACTTCTAACTACTCTAGTATCAGTGCTGTCAACAGTAGCTCATCATCTCCAAGATACGTGAGTTCTCCTAGAATCTGCAGTAATAGCAATGCAAACTCCAATTCTTCTCCAATGCCCTCAAGCAGTATTTTATCAACATCAGGTGGTCGTGGGTCATCTATTGCCACAATACCACGGAGAAAATCATCTAGAGCTCTAGTTTCTCAATCGTTATCTTTTATGGCGCAATCTCTACAGCAACTCCAAAATCAGAACAACACCACTGTGTCCAATACTATGGCTTCATCATCTACATTAACATGGAATTCAGCTTGTCCTTCACCAAATGCCACAAATCCAAACAGATCGCCGCGTTTACCATCTGATTTATTTAGCAACTCACAACAATCTCATGAATTCCAGCGATCTATTTCATTAAAGTCGCATACTTCTCTTTTATCTCAACAATTACAAAAGAATTCTAATAAACTAAAACCTCAGCCTTCTGCACTCAACGGTCAAGCTGGATGGTCAAATCCCTTTCCCACTTCACATAGTGTAGGTATTACCGCTGCAGTTGGTACCACTGTACCTTCAGCcacttcttcctctttaAAGAGGTCTAACGTGGCCGCTTCTCCAAGAAATAGTTATGCCGTCTCTCTACAGCAGCAGCGCGGTTTTCTTAGCTATGATCAGCAATTACAGAGGTCAACTTTAGTTTCACAGATGAATGATGAGACCGCTAATAGTGGTCCAAAATCTGCCACTACAaaggaacaagaaaatATGATGGATGACTTGGATTGGCTAAGGTTTGGTATTTAA